In a genomic window of Streptomyces katrae:
- a CDS encoding response regulator — translation MRENGKIKVFLLDDHEVVRRGVHELLSVEEDIEIVGEAGTAADALVRIPATRPDVAVLDVRLPDGSGVEVCREVRSQDEDIKCLMLTSFADDEALFDAIMAGASGYVLKAIRGNELLSAVRDVAAGKSLLDPVATARVLERLRDGKNGKGDDRLANLTEQERKILDLIGEGLTNRVIGERLHLAEKTIKNYVSSLLSKLGMERRSQAAAYVARLQAEKR, via the coding sequence GTGCGCGAAAACGGAAAAATCAAGGTATTTCTCCTGGACGACCACGAAGTAGTACGTCGGGGCGTTCATGAGCTTTTGTCGGTCGAAGAGGACATCGAGATCGTCGGCGAGGCCGGTACCGCCGCGGACGCCCTGGTCCGCATCCCGGCGACCCGCCCCGACGTGGCCGTGCTCGACGTGCGCCTGCCGGACGGCAGCGGTGTCGAGGTGTGCCGCGAGGTCCGCTCGCAGGACGAGGACATCAAGTGCCTGATGCTCACCTCGTTCGCCGACGACGAGGCGCTGTTCGACGCGATCATGGCGGGCGCCTCGGGCTACGTCCTCAAGGCCATCCGGGGGAACGAGCTGCTCAGCGCGGTGCGCGACGTGGCGGCGGGCAAGTCCCTGCTGGACCCGGTGGCGACCGCGCGGGTGCTGGAACGGCTGCGCGACGGCAAGAACGGCAAGGGCGACGACCGGCTCGCGAACCTCACCGAGCAGGAGCGCAAGATCCTCGACCTGATCGGCGAGGGCCTGACGAACCGGGTCATCGGCGAGCGGCTGCACCTGGCCGAGAAGACCATCAAGAACTACGTCTCCAGCCTGCTGTCGAAGCTGGGCATGGAGCGCCGCTCCCAGGCCGCCGCGTACGTCGCCCGCCTCCAGGCGGAGAAGCGCTAG
- a CDS encoding pyridoxamine 5'-phosphate oxidase family protein encodes MSPEEINAVEMLRRVPYGRVATSMRALPFLAVARHIVVGGRIVLRMHAGFGYHHACNGSVVSYGADNVNSGAPRLWSVQVTGTAQLTEPTTAELELFGPAPHFVDGEVFDPVYMRIEPQLVTVHTLGAQNAGRCDRPRLHAH; translated from the coding sequence ATGTCACCGGAGGAAATAAACGCCGTCGAAATGCTGCGCCGTGTGCCGTACGGCCGCGTCGCCACCAGCATGCGCGCGCTCCCGTTCCTCGCCGTCGCCCGTCACATCGTGGTGGGCGGCAGGATCGTCCTGAGAATGCACGCCGGTTTCGGCTATCACCACGCCTGCAATGGAAGCGTGGTCTCCTACGGGGCCGACAACGTCAATTCGGGCGCGCCCCGGCTCTGGTCCGTGCAGGTCACGGGCACGGCGCAGCTCACCGAACCGACCACCGCGGAACTGGAACTATTCGGCCCGGCACCGCATTTCGTGGACGGGGAGGTGTTCGATCCGGTGTACATGCGCATCGAACCCCAGCTGGTCACCGTGCACACCCTCGGGGCGCAAAATGCCGGTCGCTGCGACCGGCCCCGCCTGCACGCGCACTGA
- a CDS encoding dihydrolipoamide acetyltransferase family protein, with the protein MTIREFKMPDVGEGLTEAEILKWYVQPGDTVTDGQVVCEVETAKAAVELPIPFDGVVHALLFEEGVTVDVGQVIISVETGGAGATEAPAAAAAAPAAPEAAEEPAPEGRQPVLVGYGVSQSSTKRRPRKAVAGAPAAAPVAAPVVPAPAAPAPVVPAPAAQNGTAYANGHGAATAERPLAKPPVRKLAKDLGIDLASVVPTGDGGVVTREDVHAAAAAALAPQAPAQVPAPAAAPAPVQAPVAAPAEAAAAVAAPGARETRIPVKGVRKVTAQAMVGSAFTAPHVTEFITLDVTRTMKLVQELKDDPDLAGLRINPLLLIAKAVLVAIRRNPDVNASWDEAAQEIVLKHYVNLGIAAATPRGLIVPNIKDAHAKTLAELSTSLSDLVATAREGKTSPADMQNGTITITNVGVFGVDTGTPILNPGESAILAVGAIKLQPWVHKGKVKPRQVTTLALSFDHRLIDGELGSKFLADIAAVLEHPRRLVTWS; encoded by the coding sequence ATGACGATCCGCGAATTCAAGATGCCCGACGTGGGCGAGGGCCTGACCGAGGCCGAGATCCTCAAGTGGTACGTCCAGCCGGGTGACACGGTCACCGACGGGCAGGTCGTCTGCGAGGTGGAGACGGCGAAGGCGGCCGTGGAGCTGCCGATCCCCTTCGACGGGGTGGTGCACGCGCTGCTCTTCGAAGAGGGCGTGACGGTCGACGTCGGCCAGGTGATCATCTCCGTCGAGACCGGCGGGGCCGGCGCGACGGAGGCCCCGGCCGCCGCTGCCGCCGCCCCGGCCGCCCCTGAGGCGGCCGAGGAGCCGGCGCCCGAGGGCCGCCAGCCCGTGCTGGTGGGCTACGGGGTCTCCCAGTCCTCCACGAAGCGCCGCCCGCGCAAGGCGGTGGCGGGTGCCCCCGCCGCCGCTCCGGTCGCCGCCCCCGTGGTGCCGGCCCCCGCCGCCCCGGCGCCCGTCGTGCCCGCTCCGGCGGCGCAGAACGGCACCGCGTACGCCAACGGCCACGGTGCGGCCACCGCCGAGCGGCCGCTCGCCAAGCCGCCCGTGCGCAAGCTCGCCAAGGACCTCGGCATCGACCTGGCCTCGGTGGTCCCCACCGGTGACGGCGGTGTCGTGACCCGCGAGGACGTGCACGCCGCCGCCGCGGCCGCGCTCGCCCCGCAGGCCCCCGCCCAGGTCCCGGCCCCGGCCGCGGCCCCCGCGCCCGTCCAGGCCCCCGTGGCGGCCCCCGCCGAGGCGGCCGCGGCCGTGGCGGCGCCGGGCGCGCGGGAGACCCGTATCCCGGTCAAGGGCGTCCGCAAGGTCACCGCCCAGGCCATGGTCGGCTCCGCCTTCACCGCCCCGCACGTCACCGAGTTCATCACCCTCGACGTGACGCGCACGATGAAGCTGGTCCAGGAGCTCAAGGACGACCCGGACCTCGCGGGGCTCCGGATCAACCCGTTGCTCCTGATCGCCAAGGCGGTCCTCGTCGCCATCCGCCGCAACCCGGACGTCAACGCGTCCTGGGACGAGGCGGCCCAGGAGATCGTGCTCAAGCACTACGTGAACCTGGGCATCGCGGCGGCCACCCCGCGCGGGCTGATCGTCCCGAACATCAAGGACGCCCACGCCAAGACGCTGGCCGAGCTGTCCACCTCCCTGTCGGACCTGGTCGCGACGGCCCGCGAGGGCAAGACCTCCCCGGCCGACATGCAGAACGGCACCATCACCATCACCAACGTCGGCGTGTTCGGGGTCGACACCGGTACGCCCATCCTGAACCCCGGCGAGTCCGCGATCCTCGCGGTCGGCGCGATCAAGCTCCAGCCGTGGGTCCACAAGGGCAAGGTGAAGCCGCGTCAGGTCACCACCCTGGCCCTGTCGTTCGACCACCGCCTGATCGACGGCGAACTGGGCTCCAAGTTCCTCGCCGACATCGCGGCGGTCCTGGAGCACCCGCGCCGGCTGGTCACCTGGTCGTAG
- a CDS encoding DHA2 family efflux MFS transporter permease subunit yields MPTTPTAEDSPAALGTAPGQLGRILTVVITGAVMSVLDMTIVNVALDRLSESFGAPLETIQWTATAYTLALAAVIPAAAWAMGRIGAKRTYLTALSLFTLGSLLAACAWNAGSLIAFRAVQGLGGGLLMPVGMTMVMRAADRNRLGRAMALLGLPVLVGPVAGPVLGGWLIDTASWQWIFLVNLPVGAAALILAAKLLRPDSPPGAAASPRLDLPGLLSLSPGLALLLYGLSRGGGSGAFLSPGVLLPLLGGAVLVAAFVRRALRVPEPLLDLRLLGDRTFAAAIGTLAPFTCGYFGSMLLAPVYWQQARGLSASAAGLLVAPVGLVVGTTMQIASRRVDRVAPRRLIPAGVAVAALGMLLTGLRTGTAGVPGWQVVGSLMVMGVGAGMVLMPTMTTAGRDLPAARMAAASTALSINSQLCASVGTALTSVVLGAAGTTPSGFRTAYAVAAGLLALSLLPALRLPGRR; encoded by the coding sequence ATGCCGACCACACCCACCGCCGAGGACTCGCCCGCCGCATTAGGGACCGCGCCCGGGCAGCTCGGGCGCATCCTCACCGTCGTGATCACCGGCGCCGTCATGTCCGTCCTCGACATGACGATCGTCAACGTGGCCCTCGACAGGCTCTCCGAGTCCTTCGGGGCCCCGCTGGAGACCATCCAGTGGACCGCCACCGCCTACACCCTGGCCCTGGCGGCCGTCATCCCGGCGGCCGCCTGGGCGATGGGCCGGATCGGAGCCAAGCGCACCTACCTGACGGCCCTGTCCCTGTTCACCCTCGGCTCCCTGCTCGCGGCCTGTGCGTGGAACGCCGGCAGCCTGATCGCCTTCCGCGCCGTCCAGGGGCTCGGCGGCGGGCTGCTGATGCCGGTCGGCATGACGATGGTGATGCGGGCCGCCGACCGCAACCGGCTCGGGCGGGCCATGGCCCTGCTGGGGCTGCCCGTGCTGGTCGGCCCGGTGGCCGGGCCGGTGCTGGGCGGCTGGCTGATCGACACCGCCTCCTGGCAGTGGATCTTCCTCGTCAACCTGCCCGTCGGAGCGGCCGCCCTGATACTCGCGGCGAAGCTGCTGCGCCCGGATTCCCCCCCGGGTGCGGCGGCTTCGCCGCGGCTCGACCTGCCGGGACTGCTGAGCCTGTCCCCGGGCCTCGCGCTGCTCCTGTACGGGCTGTCCCGGGGCGGCGGGAGCGGTGCGTTCCTCTCCCCGGGGGTGCTGCTGCCCCTGCTGGGCGGGGCCGTCCTCGTCGCGGCCTTCGTGCGGCGCGCCCTGCGCGTGCCGGAGCCCCTGCTCGACCTGCGGCTGCTGGGCGACCGCACCTTCGCCGCCGCCATCGGCACGCTCGCGCCGTTCACTTGCGGCTACTTCGGCTCGATGCTGCTGGCCCCGGTGTACTGGCAGCAGGCGCGCGGACTGAGCGCGAGCGCGGCGGGGCTGCTGGTGGCGCCCGTCGGGCTCGTGGTCGGGACGACCATGCAGATCGCCTCCCGGCGCGTGGACCGGGTCGCCCCGCGCCGGCTGATCCCCGCCGGGGTGGCGGTGGCGGCCCTCGGCATGCTGCTCACCGGGCTGCGGACCGGCACGGCGGGGGTGCCGGGGTGGCAGGTCGTGGGCTCGCTGATGGTGATGGGCGTCGGCGCCGGGATGGTGCTGATGCCGACGATGACCACCGCCGGCCGGGACCTGCCTGCCGCCCGCATGGCGGCGGCGAGCACGGCCCTCAGCATCAACTCCCAGCTGTGCGCCTCGGTCGGAACGGCTCTGACCTCGGTGGTCCTGGGCGCGGCGGGCACCACCCCGTCCGGCTTCCGCACCGCGTACGCGGTCGCGGCGGGCCTCCTCGCCCTGTCCCTCCTCCCGGCCCTGCGGCTGCCGGGGCGGCGCTGA
- a CDS encoding SMP-30/gluconolactonase/LRE family protein, translating to MSFKNIFDNGGDQAGSADQSAQKLDRDTPGAGSVSEEVRRLESERDPWLVRQTAHGAFDVMGFLGPLFQSTQGVAAAQRQVTENPGSATAMASSASKAFGPPKVSIRDEDMPKLEELSKLIANKRSYSLIATGLGTSEGVAVDPSGSPVYVADRGGQRLIAVKPDTGAQRVVASGLGDLGDVALDTAAGKAYTTDWSGGRLLVVDLAGGTSAKVADVPGAYGVALDTAARKAYVANWTDGQLIEVALPGGQKTTLLSGLGQGIGGVALSGDGKAYIGQKDNGGKLFEVDLAKRTYRVLTALTGATTIRVALDGSGRAYTIDHAGGRLYEITLADGAQRVVASGLETCEGLTLDTVNGWIYVTNREGRLWQIDRSAVQALGGVGKVVP from the coding sequence ATGTCCTTCAAGAACATCTTCGACAACGGCGGGGACCAGGCCGGTTCCGCCGACCAGTCCGCGCAGAAGCTGGACCGGGACACCCCGGGAGCCGGGAGCGTCTCGGAGGAGGTGCGCAGGCTGGAGAGCGAGCGGGACCCGTGGCTCGTACGCCAGACCGCGCACGGGGCCTTCGACGTCATGGGCTTCCTCGGGCCGCTCTTCCAGAGCACCCAGGGCGTGGCGGCCGCCCAGCGGCAGGTCACCGAGAACCCCGGGTCCGCGACGGCGATGGCCTCCTCGGCCTCCAAGGCGTTCGGGCCGCCGAAGGTCTCCATCCGCGACGAGGACATGCCCAAGCTGGAGGAGCTGTCCAAGCTCATCGCCAACAAGCGGAGCTACTCCCTGATCGCGACGGGCCTGGGCACCTCCGAGGGCGTGGCGGTCGACCCGTCGGGGAGCCCGGTGTACGTCGCCGACCGGGGCGGCCAGCGGCTCATCGCGGTGAAGCCGGACACCGGCGCCCAGCGCGTGGTCGCCAGCGGCCTGGGCGACCTCGGTGACGTGGCGCTCGACACGGCGGCGGGCAAGGCCTACACCACCGACTGGAGCGGCGGACGGCTGCTCGTGGTGGACCTGGCCGGCGGCACCTCCGCCAAGGTGGCCGACGTCCCCGGCGCGTACGGCGTGGCGCTGGACACCGCGGCGCGCAAGGCGTACGTCGCCAACTGGACCGACGGGCAGCTGATCGAGGTGGCCCTGCCGGGCGGGCAGAAGACCACGCTCCTCTCCGGGCTGGGACAGGGCATCGGCGGGGTCGCCCTGTCCGGCGACGGCAAGGCGTACATCGGCCAGAAGGACAACGGCGGCAAGCTGTTCGAGGTGGACCTGGCCAAGCGGACGTACCGCGTCCTGACCGCCCTCACCGGCGCCACGACCATCCGCGTGGCGCTCGACGGCTCCGGCCGGGCCTACACCATCGACCACGCGGGCGGTCGCCTCTACGAGATCACCCTCGCCGACGGCGCCCAGCGGGTGGTGGCCTCCGGCCTGGAGACCTGCGAGGGGCTCACCCTGGACACCGTGAACGGCTGGATCTACGTCACCAACCGCGAAGGCCGGCTGTGGCAGATCGACCGGAGTGCCGTCCAGGCCCTGGGCGGCGTCGGCAAGGTCGTGCCGTAG
- a CDS encoding TetR/AcrR family transcriptional regulator: MEGEAPDRGPEGTADVLPPRKQARRIALARPTCAVFGREGYARASVDALAAAAGVSTRTLYNHFPGGKSELFRAVVTWSSGEVRDAHVAVVRALLDPGRPPHPDNLERDLTAVARALIDVMVEHPDHFALVRHIHAEADHVPPEVLAAWKAAGPGPVADALADALAALERAGLLDLHGDAALAGAHFTALTSTSVAQLSHYGVLPLSPAQTDRIVRGGTAAFVRAYRVR, from the coding sequence ATGGAGGGGGAAGCCCCGGACCGCGGACCGGAGGGGACGGCGGACGTGCTCCCGCCCCGCAAGCAGGCCAGACGGATCGCCCTCGCCCGCCCCACCTGCGCGGTCTTCGGCCGCGAGGGGTACGCGCGCGCGTCCGTCGACGCCCTCGCCGCGGCGGCCGGCGTCTCGACGCGGACGCTCTACAACCACTTCCCCGGCGGCAAGTCGGAGCTCTTCCGCGCCGTGGTCACCTGGAGCTCGGGCGAGGTGCGCGACGCCCACGTGGCCGTCGTGCGCGCCCTGCTGGACCCCGGGCGCCCGCCCCACCCGGACAACCTGGAACGGGACCTGACCGCCGTCGCCCGCGCGCTGATCGACGTGATGGTGGAACACCCCGACCACTTCGCCCTCGTCCGCCACATCCACGCCGAGGCCGACCACGTGCCGCCCGAGGTGCTGGCCGCCTGGAAGGCCGCGGGCCCCGGCCCGGTCGCCGACGCCCTCGCCGATGCCCTGGCGGCCCTGGAGCGGGCCGGGCTGCTCGACCTGCACGGCGACGCGGCACTGGCGGGCGCCCACTTCACGGCGCTGACCTCCACCTCCGTCGCGCAGCTCTCCCACTACGGGGTCCTGCCCCTGTCCCCGGCGCAGACCGACCGGATCGTCCGGGGCGGCACCGCGGCCTTCGTGCGTGCCTACCGCGTCCGCTGA
- the pdhA gene encoding pyruvate dehydrogenase (acetyl-transferring) E1 component subunit alpha codes for MTVESTAARKPRRSSGTKRAAGAASARKTAAATAQPHDAEPQLVQLLTPEGERVEVDSHPEVAEFAAFVADVTTEDLRGLYRDMVLTRRFDGEATALQRQGELGLWASLLGQEAAQIGSGRALRDDDYVFPTYREHGVAWCRGVDPTNLLGMFRGVNHGGWDPNTNNFHLYTIVIGSQTLHATGYAMGVAKDGADSAVIAYFGDGASSQGDVMEAFNFSAVYNSPVVFFCQNNQWAISEPTERQMRVPLYQRAQGFGFPGIRVDGNDVLACLAVTRWALDRARRGEGPALIEAFTYRMGAHTTSDDPTKYRADEETAAWEAKDPILRLKAHLLASGGADEAFFEELEAESEALGKRVREVVRAMPDPDTMAIFENVYADGHALVDEERAQFAAYLASFEPAEEGH; via the coding sequence GTGACCGTGGAGAGCACTGCCGCGCGCAAGCCGCGACGCAGCAGCGGCACCAAGCGGGCGGCAGGCGCGGCGAGCGCCCGCAAGACCGCCGCTGCCACCGCACAGCCGCACGACGCCGAGCCTCAGCTCGTACAACTGCTGACGCCCGAGGGTGAACGGGTCGAGGTCGACAGCCACCCCGAGGTGGCCGAGTTCGCGGCCTTCGTCGCGGACGTCACCACCGAGGACCTGCGCGGCCTGTACCGCGACATGGTCCTGACCCGCCGCTTCGACGGCGAGGCGACCGCCCTCCAGCGCCAGGGCGAGCTGGGCCTGTGGGCCTCGCTGCTGGGCCAGGAGGCCGCCCAGATCGGCTCCGGCCGGGCACTCCGCGACGACGACTACGTCTTCCCGACCTACCGCGAGCACGGTGTGGCCTGGTGCCGCGGCGTCGACCCGACGAACCTGCTCGGCATGTTCCGCGGCGTGAACCACGGCGGCTGGGACCCGAACACCAACAACTTCCACCTCTACACGATCGTCATCGGCTCGCAGACGCTGCACGCGACCGGTTACGCCATGGGCGTGGCCAAGGACGGCGCGGACTCCGCGGTCATCGCCTACTTCGGCGACGGCGCCTCCAGCCAGGGCGACGTGATGGAGGCCTTCAACTTCTCGGCCGTCTACAACTCCCCCGTGGTGTTCTTCTGCCAGAACAACCAGTGGGCGATCTCCGAGCCGACCGAGCGCCAGATGCGCGTGCCGCTCTACCAGCGCGCCCAGGGCTTCGGCTTCCCCGGCATCCGCGTCGACGGCAACGACGTCCTCGCCTGCCTGGCCGTCACCCGCTGGGCGCTGGACCGCGCCCGCCGCGGCGAGGGCCCGGCCCTGATCGAGGCGTTCACGTACCGCATGGGCGCCCACACCACCTCCGACGACCCGACGAAGTACCGCGCGGACGAGGAGACGGCGGCCTGGGAGGCGAAGGACCCGATCCTGCGCCTGAAGGCCCACCTGCTGGCCTCCGGCGGCGCCGACGAGGCGTTCTTCGAGGAGCTGGAGGCGGAGAGCGAAGCCCTCGGCAAGCGGGTCCGCGAGGTCGTGCGCGCCATGCCCGACCCGGACACCATGGCGATCTTCGAGAACGTCTACGCGGACGGGCACGCGCTCGTCGACGAGGAGCGCGCCCAGTTCGCCGCCTACCTCGCTTCCTTCGAGCCGGCCGAGGAGGGTCACTGA
- a CDS encoding alpha-ketoacid dehydrogenase subunit beta: MAVEKMSIAKALNESLRKAMDTDPKVLIMGEDVGKLGGVFRITDGLQKDFGEERVIDTPLAESGIVGTAIGLALRGYRPVVEIQFDGFVFPAYDQIVTQLAKMHARALGKIKLPVVVRIPYGGAIGAVEHHSESPETLFAHVAGLKVVSPSNASDAYWMLQQAILSDDPVIFFEPKRRYWDKGEVDTDAIPGELHKARVVREGADLTLAAYGPMVKVCLEAAAAAAEEGKSVEVLDLRSMSPIDFDGIQASVEKTRRLVVVHEAPVFLGTGSEIAARITERCFYHLEAPVLRVGGFHAPYPPARLEDEYLPGLDRVLDAVDRSLAF, from the coding sequence ATGGCTGTCGAGAAGATGTCGATCGCGAAGGCGCTCAACGAGTCGCTGCGCAAGGCCATGGACACCGACCCCAAGGTCCTGATCATGGGCGAGGACGTCGGCAAGCTGGGCGGTGTCTTCCGCATCACCGACGGGCTGCAGAAGGACTTCGGCGAGGAGCGGGTCATCGACACCCCGCTGGCCGAGTCCGGCATCGTCGGCACCGCCATCGGCCTGGCCCTGCGCGGCTACCGGCCGGTCGTGGAGATCCAGTTCGACGGGTTCGTCTTCCCCGCGTACGACCAGATCGTCACGCAGCTCGCGAAGATGCACGCCCGCGCCCTCGGCAAGATCAAGCTGCCGGTCGTCGTCCGCATCCCCTACGGCGGCGCCATCGGCGCGGTCGAGCACCACAGCGAGTCCCCCGAAACGCTCTTCGCGCACGTCGCGGGCCTGAAGGTGGTCTCCCCGTCGAACGCCAGCGACGCGTACTGGATGCTCCAGCAGGCGATCCTCAGCGACGACCCGGTGATCTTCTTCGAGCCGAAGCGCCGCTACTGGGACAAGGGCGAGGTCGACACCGACGCCATCCCGGGCGAGCTGCACAAGGCACGGGTGGTCCGCGAGGGCGCCGACCTCACCCTGGCCGCGTACGGCCCGATGGTGAAGGTCTGCCTGGAGGCGGCGGCCGCGGCCGCCGAGGAGGGCAAGTCGGTCGAGGTCCTGGACCTGCGCTCGATGTCCCCGATCGACTTCGACGGGATCCAGGCCTCGGTGGAGAAGACCCGCCGGCTGGTCGTGGTCCACGAGGCCCCGGTCTTCCTCGGCACCGGTTCCGAGATCGCCGCCCGCATCACGGAGCGGTGCTTCTACCACCTGGAGGCGCCGGTGCTGCGCGTCGGCGGCTTCCACGCCCCGTACCCGCCGGCCCGCCTGGAGGACGAGTACCTGCCCGGCCTGGACCGCGTGCTCGACGCCGTCGACCGCTCGCTGGCGTTCTGA
- a CDS encoding gluconolaconase, which produces MGQGSARNDVGTAYINDVFMRHPLTTKNQKELDIGARAAGILERNLRRGVFKRNRQGEGQPLDPIGFSLNKERYGDFPAEEPTAQDRGWRAFMNVGVPVIEEIGDVRQPPPDMVSRQTYVNGTDPIEITVTDTVEFTVSNTISWSLQGEVKLTFGAKSIASLQQQMAKSMEMKQYQKTTLLNSKDNQGVNTETQTEATSNTTATSSVTGTGELWGELALGITGSVSGSLTTEWKHVSTVSFLIKSRADVMATTRREIRQFAYEFPVTFGGWAALYYPEPVEVKETGKQGAEPRYSKVIAWKLGEADLDSSRFDLADEGKRFLQKGIAETVAVRTGEHRVFQPEILDYQTQKQPL; this is translated from the coding sequence ATGGGACAGGGCAGCGCGCGGAACGATGTGGGCACGGCCTATATCAATGACGTGTTCATGCGGCATCCGCTGACCACGAAGAACCAGAAGGAACTGGACATCGGCGCCAGGGCCGCCGGGATCCTGGAGCGGAACCTGCGCAGGGGGGTGTTCAAGCGGAACCGGCAGGGCGAGGGGCAGCCGCTCGACCCCATCGGGTTCTCGCTGAACAAGGAGCGCTACGGCGACTTCCCCGCGGAGGAGCCGACCGCGCAGGACCGCGGCTGGCGGGCCTTCATGAACGTCGGCGTGCCGGTCATCGAGGAGATCGGGGACGTCCGCCAGCCGCCCCCCGACATGGTCTCCAGGCAGACGTACGTCAACGGGACCGACCCGATCGAGATCACCGTGACGGACACGGTCGAGTTCACCGTCTCGAACACGATCAGCTGGTCCCTCCAGGGGGAGGTGAAGCTCACCTTCGGCGCGAAGTCCATCGCCTCGCTCCAGCAGCAGATGGCCAAGAGCATGGAGATGAAGCAGTACCAGAAGACCACCCTGCTCAACAGCAAGGACAACCAGGGCGTCAACACGGAGACCCAGACCGAGGCGACCAGCAACACCACCGCCACGAGTTCCGTGACCGGCACCGGCGAGCTGTGGGGCGAGCTGGCGCTCGGGATCACCGGCTCCGTCAGCGGATCGCTGACGACCGAGTGGAAGCACGTCTCCACGGTCAGCTTCCTGATCAAGAGCCGGGCCGACGTGATGGCCACCACCCGGCGCGAGATCCGGCAGTTCGCCTACGAGTTCCCCGTCACCTTCGGCGGCTGGGCCGCCCTGTACTACCCCGAGCCGGTCGAGGTGAAGGAGACCGGCAAGCAGGGCGCCGAGCCCCGGTACTCCAAGGTCATCGCGTGGAAGCTCGGCGAGGCCGACCTCGACTCCAGCCGCTTCGACCTGGCCGACGAGGGAAAGCGGTTCCTGCAGAAGGGCATCGCCGAAACCGTCGCCGTCCGCACCGGCGAACACCGGGTGTTCCAGCCGGAGATCCTCGACTACCAGACGCAGAAGCAGCCGCTCTAG